One window of Micropterus dolomieu isolate WLL.071019.BEF.003 ecotype Adirondacks linkage group LG13, ASM2129224v1, whole genome shotgun sequence genomic DNA carries:
- the LOC123981473 gene encoding hemoglobin subunit beta-2-like has translation MVEWTDFERATIQNIFSKMDYEVVGPAALCRCLIVYPWTQRYFGKFGNLYNAEAITANPQVAAHGKTILHGLDRAVKNMDNIKATYAELSVLHSEKLHVDPDNFRLLSDCLTVVVASVMGKEFTSEVQAAFQKFLAVVVSSLGKQYH, from the exons ATGGTCGAATGGACAGACTTCGAGCGCGCCACCATCCAGAACATCTTCTCCAAGATGGACTATGAGGTGGTGGGCCCTGCAGCTCTTTGCAG GTGTCTGATCGTCTACCCCTGGACTCAGAGGTATTTCGGAAAGTTTGGAAACCTCTACAACGCCGAGGCTATAACTGCAAATCCACAGGTCGCAGCTCATGGAAAAACCATCCTCCACGGTCTGGACCGGGCTGTGAAGAACATGGACAACATCAAGGCAACCTATGCCGAGCTGAGTGTGCTGCACTCAGAGAAACTGCACGTGGACCCTGACAATTTCAGG ctgctgtctgactgcctgACCGTTGTGGTTGCAAGTGTGATGGGGAAAGAGTTCACTAGTGAAGTGCAGGCAGCTTTTCAGAAGTTCCTGGCTGTGGTGGTCTCCTCCCTTGGAAAGCAGTACCACTAG
- the LOC123981474 gene encoding hemoglobin subunit alpha-1, protein MSLTAKDKSTVKAFWAKASGSAEAIGADAISRMLVVYPQTKTYFSHWKDLSPGSAPVKKHGGIVMGGVAEAVSKIDDLTAGLLNLSELHAFTLRVDPANFKILSHNLLVVCAIMFPAEFTPEVHVAMDKFLAALARALSEKYR, encoded by the exons ATGAGTCTCACTGCTAAGGACAAGTCAACAGTCAAAGCCTTCTGGGCTAAAGCATCTGGCAGTGCTGAGGCAATCGGCGCTGATGCTATTTCAAG GATGCTGGTGGTGTACCCGCAGACCAAAACTTACTTCTCCCACTGGAAGGACCTGAGTCCCGGCTCTGCCCCAGTGAAGAAGCACGGAGGAATTGTTATGGGTGGAGTTGCAGAAGCTGTGAGCAAAATCGACGACCTGACTGCAGGTCTCCTGAACCTCAGTGAGCTGCATGCCTTCACTCTGCGAGTGGACCCTGCTAACTTCAAG ATTCTGTCCCATAACCTCCTCGTGGTCTGTGCCATCATGTTCCCCGCCGAATTCACCCCTGAGGTTCACGTGGCAATGGACAAGTTCCTGGCTGCCTTGGCTCGTGCCCTGTCTGAGAAATACAGATAA
- the LOC123981475 gene encoding hemoglobin subunit alpha-A-like has product MSLTGKDKTVVRSFWKKVSSKSGDIGAEALGRMLIVYPQTKTYFTHWDDLTPNSPQVRKHGAVIMAAVGDAIGKIDDLVGALSTLSKLHAFKLRVDPANFRILAHNIILVMAIYFPGEFTPEVHVSVDKFLQNLALALSEKYR; this is encoded by the exons ATGAGTCTCACTGGAAAAGACAAGACTGTGGTGAGGTCTTTCTGGAAGAAAGTTTCCTCAAAGTCCGGTGACATTGGAGCTGAGGCTCTGGGCAG GATGTTGATAGTATACCCTCAGACCAAGACCTATTTTACCCACTGGGATGATCTGACCCCTAATTCCCCACAAGTGAGGAAGCATGGTGCTGTTATCATGGCAGCCGTTGGAGACGCCATCGGAAAGATTGATGACCTCGTTGGTGCTCTGTCCACCCTCAGCAAGCTGCATGCCTTCAAGCTCAGAGTGGACCCTGCCAACTTCAGG ATCTTAGCCCACAACATAATCTTGGTTATGGCCATATACTTCCCTGGAGAGTTCACTCCAGAGGTCCATGTCTCTGTTGACAAGTTCCTGCAGAACCTGGCTCTGGCTCTGTCCGAGAAATACCGCTAA